From a region of the Pirellulales bacterium genome:
- the uvrA gene encoding excinuclease ABC subunit UvrA, whose translation MNNGFISLRGVEVHNLKGIDLDIPHRKLVVFCGLSGSGKTSLALDTLYAEGQRRYIETFSAYTRQFLDRLERPAAERITGIPPAVAVTHQSPSKSSRSTVGTTTETTDYLRLLFAKIGRVICQTCGQEVRQETPQSAAEILLKLPEGMRFIVAFPASWQQQQSHPDTSSPREAEKWVADLKEQGFVRVIAGERSINLADESLRVTDAAFVVVDRLTTGAAVQRVRESLETAFAKGSGRAVVFVDSTEPLQIDEKPRGTASILDGRVWQRIALSDQMTCDQCGQQYPPPEPRLYSFNSPLGACPQCEGFGNVIDIDMDLVVPDPRKSLREGAVAPWNTPAYAHELEELLALADDYKLPVDVPFKNLTETQIQIVREGVPERNFGGLRGFFAWLEKRKYKMHLRVFLARWRSYRECPTCRGARLRPEALATQVGGRNIAELSALKIRDAVEFFRKLELPDWQRAVGRTMLEQVAARLGFLEAVGLGYLTLDRTLRTLSGGEVQRVSLTTALGSSLVNMLYVLDEPSIGLHPADVERLVRAVISLRDRGNTVCVVEHEESLIRAADQVIEIGPGAGERGGTVVFQGTPAEIERNPRSVTGDYLAGRRGVSVPNKRRRADHGWLKVTNACGNNLKGISVEFPLGVLCLVTGVSGAGKSTLVEDTLYPALRRRMRLEAPKPAPHGDVFGDGQLNEVILVDQNPIGRSPRSNPVTYIKAFDEIRHVFAETLEARTRNYSASYFSFNVDGGRCSACNGDGYLEIDMQFLADVFMKCSQCQGKRYRPEILKVKYRGRSIAEVLEMTVREAFTFFRGCPKVQTKLKLLIDVGLDYLRLGQGANTLSGGEAQRLKLAGYMSAAKRNRSLFILDEPTTGLHFADVVQLIDCFDALLAVGHSLIVVEHNMQMMKAADWIIDLGPGAADEGGRIVAQGSPELIANSKASVTGRLLAKALAQGAQEASA comes from the coding sequence GTGAACAACGGCTTCATTTCACTGCGCGGGGTCGAGGTGCATAACCTCAAGGGGATCGATCTCGACATCCCCCATCGCAAGCTCGTCGTGTTTTGCGGGCTGAGTGGTAGTGGGAAGACAAGCCTGGCGCTCGATACGCTCTACGCCGAGGGGCAACGGCGGTATATCGAAACGTTTTCGGCCTACACGCGGCAATTTCTCGACCGGCTCGAGCGGCCGGCCGCGGAAAGGATCACCGGAATTCCGCCAGCCGTAGCCGTAACGCATCAATCGCCGAGCAAGTCGAGTCGCAGCACGGTCGGGACGACGACCGAGACGACCGATTATTTGCGGTTGTTGTTTGCCAAAATTGGGCGAGTGATTTGCCAGACTTGCGGACAAGAGGTGCGGCAGGAAACGCCGCAATCGGCGGCGGAGATTCTGCTCAAGTTGCCGGAAGGAATGCGTTTTATCGTCGCGTTTCCGGCAAGCTGGCAACAGCAGCAATCTCATCCAGACACGTCCTCTCCTAGAGAAGCAGAAAAATGGGTCGCGGATTTGAAGGAACAGGGGTTTGTGCGAGTGATCGCTGGTGAGCGGTCGATCAATCTGGCGGATGAATCACTCCGGGTGACGGATGCGGCTTTTGTCGTCGTCGATCGGCTGACGACCGGTGCGGCAGTGCAACGGGTTCGCGAATCGCTGGAGACGGCGTTTGCCAAAGGAAGCGGTCGGGCGGTTGTGTTCGTCGATTCGACGGAGCCGTTGCAAATCGATGAAAAGCCGCGTGGTACGGCGTCGATTCTGGATGGCCGTGTCTGGCAGCGAATCGCGCTGAGCGACCAGATGACCTGCGATCAGTGCGGCCAGCAGTACCCGCCGCCAGAGCCGCGGCTTTACAGTTTTAACAGCCCGCTCGGAGCCTGCCCTCAGTGCGAAGGCTTCGGCAACGTCATCGACATCGACATGGATCTCGTCGTGCCCGATCCGCGCAAGTCGCTGCGCGAGGGCGCCGTCGCCCCGTGGAATACGCCCGCCTACGCGCATGAGCTGGAGGAATTGCTGGCGCTGGCGGATGATTACAAGCTGCCGGTCGATGTGCCGTTCAAGAATTTGACCGAAACTCAGATTCAAATCGTGCGCGAGGGCGTACCTGAGCGGAATTTTGGCGGCCTGCGGGGGTTTTTCGCGTGGCTCGAAAAACGCAAGTATAAAATGCACTTGCGGGTGTTCTTGGCGCGGTGGCGGAGTTATCGCGAGTGCCCCACATGCCGTGGTGCGCGGTTGCGACCGGAAGCGCTTGCCACACAAGTCGGCGGGCGGAACATTGCGGAGCTGTCGGCGCTTAAGATTCGCGACGCGGTGGAGTTCTTCCGCAAACTTGAGCTGCCGGACTGGCAGCGCGCAGTCGGCCGAACGATGCTGGAGCAAGTGGCGGCGCGGTTGGGTTTTTTGGAGGCGGTTGGCTTGGGTTATTTGACGCTCGATCGCACGCTGCGCACGCTGAGCGGCGGCGAGGTGCAGCGAGTGTCGTTAACGACCGCGCTGGGGTCGAGCCTGGTCAACATGCTGTACGTGCTCGACGAGCCATCGATCGGACTGCATCCGGCCGACGTCGAACGGCTGGTTCGGGCGGTGATTTCGCTGCGCGACCGCGGCAATACGGTTTGTGTCGTCGAACATGAAGAATCGTTGATCCGCGCGGCCGACCAAGTCATTGAAATCGGTCCAGGCGCCGGCGAGCGCGGCGGAACCGTTGTGTTTCAAGGGACGCCGGCCGAGATCGAGCGGAATCCACGGAGCGTCACGGGAGACTATCTTGCCGGACGACGCGGCGTGAGCGTGCCGAACAAACGGCGGCGGGCCGATCACGGTTGGCTCAAGGTGACCAACGCCTGCGGCAACAATTTGAAAGGCATTAGCGTCGAGTTTCCGCTGGGCGTACTCTGCCTGGTGACAGGGGTCAGCGGCGCAGGGAAAAGCACGCTGGTGGAAGACACGCTCTATCCAGCGCTGCGGCGGCGGATGCGGCTGGAAGCGCCCAAACCCGCGCCGCACGGCGATGTGTTTGGCGACGGACAATTGAATGAAGTGATTTTGGTCGATCAAAATCCGATCGGCCGCTCGCCGCGCTCCAATCCGGTGACGTACATCAAAGCGTTCGATGAAATTCGCCATGTGTTTGCCGAAACGCTCGAGGCGCGCACGCGAAACTATTCGGCCAGCTACTTCAGTTTTAACGTCGATGGAGGCCGCTGCTCGGCGTGCAACGGAGACGGGTACCTGGAAATCGACATGCAGTTTCTGGCCGACGTATTCATGAAATGCAGCCAATGTCAAGGGAAACGATACCGGCCGGAAATTTTGAAAGTCAAATACCGCGGGCGCAGCATCGCGGAAGTGCTGGAGATGACGGTTCGCGAAGCGTTTACGTTCTTTCGCGGCTGCCCCAAGGTGCAGACGAAATTGAAGTTGCTGATCGACGTGGGGCTTGATTATTTGCGGCTTGGCCAAGGGGCGAATACGCTTTCGGGCGGCGAGGCGCAGCGACTGAAATTGGCAGGTTACATGTCGGCGGCGAAGCGAAATCGGTCGCTGTTTATTTTGGATGAGCCGACCACTGGGCTGCACTTCGCCGACGTGGTGCAACTCATCGATTGCTTCGATGCGTTGTTGGCCGTGGGGCATTCGCTGATTGTCGTTGAACACAACATGCAGATGATGAAAGCGGCGGATTGGATCATCGACCTGGGACCAGGGGCGGCCGATGAAGGAGGCAGAATTGTCGCGCAGGGATCGCCGGAGTTGATTGCAAATAGCAAAGCGTCGGTGACGGGTAGATTGTTGGCAAAGGCGCTGGCCCAGGGGGCCCAGGAAGCGTCGGCGTAA
- a CDS encoding ThiF family adenylyltransferase — protein MTSLDRYARQMRYPPMGEEGQRRLLASRALVCGCGALGSVIANTLARAGVGKLRIVDRDFLELNNLQRQVLYDEADLAAALPKAVAAAEKLRQINSEIEIEPVVADVSAGNILSLAAGCDVIVDGLDNFETRFLINEAAVKLKLPWVYGGCIGAEGQTLTILPDQPPCFRCLMPEPPPPGSTPTCDTAGILGPAVNVVASIQACEALKILANKYDVVSKALTIIDLWDNRIRQLNVEKLRSSSGCATCRGEDFPWLTGQRGSQAAVLCGRNSVQLNPSAEHAGLAISLDAVAEKLSAVGSITRNKYLLRATIGDYTMTLFPDGRAIIGGTSEIAEARSVYAKYVGS, from the coding sequence ATGACATCACTCGACCGCTATGCCCGCCAGATGCGATATCCGCCGATGGGCGAAGAAGGGCAACGTCGTTTGCTGGCGAGCCGGGCGCTGGTGTGCGGCTGCGGGGCGCTGGGGAGCGTCATTGCGAATACGTTGGCGCGCGCTGGGGTGGGGAAGCTGCGAATCGTGGATCGCGATTTTCTGGAACTCAACAATTTGCAGCGCCAAGTGCTGTACGACGAGGCGGATCTTGCAGCGGCGCTGCCAAAAGCGGTGGCGGCGGCGGAGAAGCTGCGGCAGATCAACAGCGAAATTGAAATTGAGCCGGTTGTCGCGGACGTTTCGGCCGGCAATATCCTGTCGCTGGCCGCTGGCTGCGATGTGATTGTCGATGGGCTGGATAATTTCGAAACGCGGTTTTTGATCAATGAGGCGGCGGTCAAGCTGAAGCTGCCGTGGGTGTATGGCGGGTGCATCGGGGCGGAAGGGCAGACGCTGACGATTTTGCCCGATCAGCCGCCGTGCTTTCGTTGCCTCATGCCCGAACCGCCGCCGCCTGGCTCGACGCCGACTTGCGACACGGCAGGCATCCTTGGACCGGCCGTGAATGTGGTCGCATCTATTCAGGCCTGTGAAGCGCTCAAGATTCTCGCCAACAAGTACGATGTGGTCAGCAAAGCCCTAACCATCATCGACTTATGGGATAACCGCATTCGGCAGCTTAACGTTGAAAAGCTGCGATCGAGCAGTGGCTGCGCGACCTGCCGCGGCGAGGATTTTCCCTGGCTGACGGGCCAGCGCGGCAGCCAAGCGGCAGTGCTGTGCGGGCGGAATTCGGTGCAATTGAATCCGAGCGCGGAGCATGCCGGGCTAGCCATTTCGCTGGACGCGGTTGCCGAGAAGTTATCCGCCGTGGGAAGCATTACCCGCAACAAGTATTTACTGCGGGCGACGATTGGCGATTACACCATGACGCTGTTCCCAGACGGGCGGGCGATTATCGGCGGCACGAGCGAGATCGCGGAAGCGCGCAGCGTGTATGCGAAGTATGTGGGAAGCTGA
- the murD gene encoding UDP-N-acetylmuramoyl-L-alanine--D-glutamate ligase encodes MAMKNNVNFRGRKVTILGLGHHGGGVAAARYCAGQGAIVTVTDLADSERLADSLASLRNVAIERYTLGRHDEHDFRAADTVVVNPAVRPGCPWVALARRHGATITSETELFLDACPAPVIAVTGTVGKSTTSSMLAAMLRSAGHQVWLGGNIGNSLLSDLDMMQPGHIVVLEISSFQLHWLSEAANWPLAAVITNCSPNHLDWHATWEHYVASKQRLLTHLRSEGCSVLNTHDNEVATWHKIFPDGHVPRRLESIPALLIPGEHNRINAALAAQMAMQWGANEASTDAVLAKFAGLPHRLAFVAEIAGRYFYNDSKSTTPASTIAALNSMDRPTWLLLGGADKQIDLAPLAREVASRVQGVAIFGAVADRLCALFKRSEGFRCLRLQTLAGALDWCWQQSQTGEAILLSPACASTDQFRDYTRRGEEFDRLVRLLSVA; translated from the coding sequence ATGGCCATGAAAAACAACGTCAACTTTCGTGGACGCAAAGTGACCATTCTCGGCCTCGGCCATCACGGTGGCGGCGTGGCTGCGGCACGATATTGCGCCGGACAAGGAGCAATTGTGACCGTCACCGATTTGGCCGATTCCGAGCGGTTGGCCGATTCGCTGGCTTCACTGCGCAACGTCGCAATCGAGCGATATACGCTCGGCCGGCACGACGAACACGATTTTCGTGCCGCCGATACCGTTGTCGTCAATCCTGCGGTGCGGCCTGGCTGCCCATGGGTGGCACTGGCTCGACGCCATGGTGCGACCATCACTTCTGAAACAGAATTATTCCTCGACGCTTGCCCCGCCCCGGTGATTGCCGTCACCGGCACGGTCGGCAAATCGACGACCTCCTCGATGTTAGCCGCCATGTTGCGGAGTGCCGGACATCAAGTGTGGCTTGGCGGCAACATCGGCAACAGCTTGCTGTCCGACCTCGACATGATGCAACCCGGGCACATCGTCGTTCTAGAAATCAGTAGCTTTCAGCTCCACTGGCTCAGCGAAGCGGCGAATTGGCCGCTGGCCGCCGTTATTACCAACTGCTCGCCAAATCACTTGGATTGGCACGCTACTTGGGAACATTATGTCGCATCCAAGCAGCGGCTATTGACCCATTTGCGATCCGAAGGTTGTTCCGTGCTCAATACGCACGACAACGAAGTCGCCACATGGCACAAGATTTTTCCAGATGGTCATGTGCCGCGACGGCTGGAGAGCATTCCAGCGCTGTTGATACCCGGAGAACATAATCGCATCAATGCTGCTTTGGCTGCTCAAATGGCGATGCAGTGGGGCGCAAACGAAGCGTCGACCGACGCAGTCCTAGCGAAGTTCGCCGGCCTTCCACATCGCCTGGCCTTCGTCGCCGAAATCGCCGGTCGCTATTTCTACAATGACTCGAAATCCACGACCCCCGCTTCAACGATCGCCGCTCTCAATTCCATGGACCGCCCCACATGGCTCCTGCTTGGCGGAGCAGATAAGCAGATCGACCTGGCGCCGTTGGCACGAGAAGTCGCCTCGCGCGTTCAAGGGGTCGCGATTTTCGGCGCGGTCGCCGATCGGCTATGTGCCCTATTCAAACGCAGCGAAGGTTTCCGATGTCTCCGCCTGCAAACGCTTGCCGGTGCCCTCGATTGGTGCTGGCAACAATCGCAAACCGGCGAAGCCATCCTGCTTTCGCCCGCTTGTGCCAGCACCGACCAATTCCGTGATTACACCCGCCGCGGCGAAGAATTTGATCGGCTGGTTCGATTATTATCCGTCGCTTGA
- a CDS encoding elongation factor G, which produces MELKNLRNIGISAHIDSGKTTLSERILFYAGRIHRIQEVKGEGGATMDYMDLERERGITITSAATTVHWDDAQGNDYQINLIDTPGHVDFTVEVERSLRVLDGAVLVLCAVGGVQSQSMTVDRQMKRYHVPRLAFINKMDRTGSNPHRVVQQVREKMECDAVLMQLPIGKEDNFQGIIDLIAMQAVYFDGNNGEKIRREAIPADMLEEAQKFRHLMLEALAMYNDELMELLLGEAEVPEELIHYVVKDAVQNQDMTPVFMGSAYKNKGVQPLLDAVVRYLSSPLDRKISSKKWDNPEEKIPLEADPTKPFVGMAFKLVDDPYGQLTFMRIYQGTVNKGDQMINQRTSQKQRFSRIVRMHADKREEVDSAGAGDIVAIIGVDAASGDTYAAEHKFCTLESMFVPEPVIKMAVTSLNRESGDKLSKALQRFGREDPTFRVTSDEETGETLIAGMGELHLDIYVERIRREYKVELEVGAPKVSYREAPMQVAEYNFKHKKQTGGSGQFAHIVGKLEPLPEDAPEPFEFVSEVVQGRIPKEYIPSVEKGFRASLNKGPIAGFPIVGIKATLSDGSYHEVDSSDMAFQICAQNCFRETFLKTKPVLLEPVMKVEIEVPVTFQGAVAGELTSRRGMIMSSEIQGNTAVIEGEVPLAETFGYSTDLRSMTQGQGTFTMEFAKYRRVPNSIQQEIIEEKKKQLVGAK; this is translated from the coding sequence ATGGAACTAAAGAATCTGCGAAACATCGGCATCTCGGCCCACATCGACTCGGGGAAAACCACCCTCAGCGAGCGCATCTTATTCTATGCGGGGCGCATCCATCGCATTCAAGAAGTGAAGGGCGAAGGGGGCGCGACCATGGACTATATGGACCTGGAGCGCGAGCGCGGCATCACCATTACCAGCGCCGCCACGACGGTTCATTGGGACGATGCCCAGGGCAACGACTATCAGATTAATCTCATCGATACGCCGGGGCACGTCGATTTCACGGTCGAAGTGGAACGCAGCTTGCGCGTGCTCGACGGGGCGGTGCTGGTACTATGCGCCGTGGGCGGCGTACAAAGCCAGTCGATGACGGTCGATCGGCAAATGAAGCGATATCATGTGCCACGATTGGCGTTCATCAACAAGATGGACCGTACGGGATCGAACCCGCACCGCGTTGTGCAGCAAGTGCGCGAGAAGATGGAGTGCGATGCCGTTTTGATGCAACTGCCCATCGGCAAAGAAGATAATTTCCAAGGCATCATCGACCTGATCGCGATGCAGGCGGTCTATTTCGACGGCAACAACGGCGAGAAAATCCGCCGCGAGGCAATTCCGGCCGACATGCTCGAAGAGGCCCAGAAATTTCGCCATTTAATGCTCGAAGCGCTGGCGATGTACAACGACGAACTGATGGAACTGCTGCTCGGCGAGGCAGAGGTGCCGGAGGAGCTGATCCACTACGTCGTGAAAGACGCAGTACAGAATCAAGACATGACGCCTGTGTTCATGGGTTCGGCCTATAAGAACAAGGGTGTGCAGCCGCTGCTCGATGCCGTCGTGCGATATTTGTCTTCACCGCTGGATCGAAAGATTTCGTCGAAGAAGTGGGACAACCCGGAAGAAAAAATTCCGCTGGAGGCCGATCCAACCAAGCCGTTCGTCGGCATGGCATTCAAGTTGGTTGACGATCCCTATGGCCAGTTGACCTTCATGCGGATCTATCAAGGCACGGTGAACAAGGGGGATCAAATGATCAACCAGCGCACCAGCCAAAAGCAGCGTTTCAGCCGGATTGTGCGGATGCACGCCGACAAACGCGAGGAAGTCGATAGCGCCGGCGCGGGAGATATTGTCGCCATCATCGGCGTCGACGCCGCCAGCGGCGATACCTATGCGGCCGAGCACAAATTTTGCACGCTCGAAAGTATGTTCGTGCCCGAGCCGGTCATCAAGATGGCCGTCACATCGTTGAACCGCGAATCGGGAGATAAGCTGTCGAAGGCGCTGCAGCGATTTGGCCGTGAAGATCCCACGTTCCGTGTGACGAGCGACGAAGAGACCGGTGAAACGCTCATCGCCGGCATGGGAGAGTTGCATCTCGATATTTATGTCGAGCGGATTCGCCGCGAATACAAGGTGGAATTGGAAGTCGGCGCGCCGAAGGTCAGCTATCGCGAAGCTCCCATGCAAGTGGCCGAGTACAACTTCAAACACAAGAAGCAAACCGGCGGCTCTGGCCAATTTGCCCATATTGTGGGCAAGCTGGAACCACTGCCGGAAGACGCTCCTGAGCCGTTCGAGTTCGTGAGCGAAGTCGTGCAAGGCCGCATTCCAAAGGAATACATTCCCTCAGTCGAAAAAGGCTTTCGCGCTTCGCTGAACAAAGGCCCGATCGCTGGATTCCCCATCGTCGGCATCAAGGCAACCCTGTCGGACGGCTCGTACCATGAAGTCGATAGCTCCGACATGGCGTTCCAAATTTGCGCTCAAAACTGCTTCCGCGAAACCTTCCTAAAAACCAAGCCCGTGCTGCTCGAACCGGTGATGAAGGTCGAAATCGAAGTCCCCGTCACGTTCCAAGGCGCTGTGGCCGGCGAACTCACCAGTCGCCGCGGCATGATTATGTCTTCAGAAATTCAAGGCAACACGGCCGTGATCGAGGGCGAAGTGCCGCTGGCCGAGACGTTCGGCTACTCGACCGACCTGCGGAGCATGACGCAAGGCCAGGGAACGTTCACGATGGAGTTCGCCAAATATCGCCGAGTGCCGAACAGCATTCAACAGGAAATCATCGAAGAGAAAAAGAAGCAACTCGTAGGGGCGAAATAG
- the hrpB gene encoding ATP-dependent helicase HrpB — MPVASVLPEVVVASRGGAVVVTAPPGSGKTMLVPAAVLDDLPREQNLILVQPRRIAARAVARRIAELRGGAVGGEVGYRVRFDSCVGPDTRMFVVTTGILLRRLLDDVEMEGVGCVVLDEFHERTIEMDLALGLLLRIRQTLRPDLRMVVMSATLASEPVAKLLGHCPVIHAEGKVFPVQVRYTRRGERRGLNELTPATVAEALRATAGHVLVFLPGVGEILRCQEALSPLAEREDCALLPLFGDLPPEQQDRVLRDLGRRKIILSTNVAETSLTIEGITAVIDSGQSRQLRVSSATGLPRLELVPISRASAEQRAGRAGRTEPGICWRLWDESSHQGRPAAETPEALRGDLAEALLQLLTLGERDDFPWLDPPPAEALANARQLLRLLAAIDERAQVTPLGKELSRLPAHPRLGRLLFAGAEHGVLRETSIAAALLSERDPFRSAQFQQRGPKDYGAVRTRSDVVDRIIALQAFHTGTSRPIADLELHPSGAKNVLRAAEQLFHLAEFPRAQRAEDLEIALRRALLDAFPDRLAKLRDGSQDRALMVGGRGVRLDRDSRVRGEPLFLAIDLNDAGGEARVRLASTVERAWLPEAMLEQREEQFFNPSRGQVESRLRTYWADLLIEETPVPIGDAHAAAEILAGQVKQRLEGLLPNAESAAGSFLSRVRWLAEAMPDLGLPALDRAQIEQMLPELCRGLRSLDEVRAADWLSLLQSHIGYQRLAEIDRLAPAALVLPNGNRHALTYDVGKPPALAVRIQELFGMKETPRLAGGRIAVLLHLLGPNYRPQQVTADLESFWRHTYPEVKKELRRRYPKHAWPEDPLAVEATRSGLKRDMNRR, encoded by the coding sequence TTGCCCGTCGCAAGCGTGCTGCCGGAGGTTGTCGTGGCATCGCGCGGCGGGGCCGTCGTTGTCACTGCGCCGCCGGGGTCGGGAAAAACGATGCTCGTGCCTGCGGCGGTGCTCGATGATTTGCCGCGCGAGCAGAACTTGATATTGGTGCAACCGCGGCGGATCGCAGCGCGGGCGGTGGCGCGAAGAATTGCGGAGCTGCGCGGCGGAGCTGTCGGGGGCGAGGTGGGGTATCGGGTGCGGTTCGATTCGTGCGTTGGGCCTGACACCCGGATGTTCGTGGTGACGACCGGCATTCTGCTACGCCGGTTGCTCGACGACGTGGAGATGGAAGGCGTTGGTTGCGTCGTACTCGATGAGTTTCACGAGCGGACCATCGAGATGGATCTCGCGCTGGGCCTGTTGTTGCGAATTCGACAAACGCTACGGCCCGATTTGCGAATGGTGGTGATGAGCGCCACGCTAGCCAGTGAGCCCGTGGCCAAATTGCTTGGCCACTGCCCGGTGATTCATGCCGAAGGAAAAGTATTTCCCGTACAGGTTCGCTACACACGTCGCGGCGAGCGGCGGGGATTGAATGAATTGACGCCGGCGACGGTCGCCGAGGCGCTGCGCGCGACAGCGGGGCATGTGCTGGTTTTCTTGCCGGGAGTCGGTGAGATTTTGCGATGCCAGGAAGCGCTTTCGCCGCTGGCGGAGCGCGAGGATTGCGCGTTGCTGCCGCTGTTTGGCGACCTGCCGCCGGAGCAGCAGGATCGAGTGCTCCGCGATCTTGGTCGGCGGAAGATTATTCTCTCGACGAATGTGGCGGAGACTTCGCTGACGATCGAGGGCATTACGGCGGTCATCGATTCGGGGCAGTCACGTCAGCTTCGCGTATCGTCGGCAACCGGTTTGCCACGGTTGGAACTCGTGCCAATTTCGCGAGCTTCCGCCGAGCAGCGAGCAGGACGTGCCGGACGCACGGAGCCGGGCATCTGTTGGCGGCTGTGGGATGAGTCGTCGCACCAAGGACGACCGGCAGCGGAAACGCCGGAAGCCTTGCGAGGCGATTTAGCTGAGGCGCTGTTGCAACTGCTAACGCTGGGGGAGCGCGACGATTTTCCCTGGCTCGATCCGCCGCCGGCCGAGGCGCTGGCCAACGCGCGGCAATTGTTGCGGCTGCTGGCGGCGATCGACGAGCGCGCCCAAGTGACGCCGCTAGGAAAAGAATTGTCGCGTCTACCCGCGCATCCACGCCTCGGCCGATTATTGTTCGCCGGAGCGGAACACGGCGTGCTGCGGGAAACGTCGATCGCGGCGGCATTGCTATCGGAACGCGATCCCTTTCGGTCAGCCCAGTTTCAACAGCGCGGGCCGAAGGATTATGGCGCCGTGCGAACGCGTTCGGATGTGGTCGATCGGATTATTGCCTTGCAGGCATTTCATACCGGCACATCTCGTCCAATCGCCGATTTGGAACTTCATCCGAGTGGCGCAAAAAATGTGCTCCGCGCGGCCGAGCAATTGTTTCATTTGGCCGAATTTCCTCGTGCCCAGCGGGCCGAGGATTTGGAGATTGCTCTGCGGCGGGCGCTGCTCGACGCGTTTCCCGATCGACTGGCGAAGCTGCGCGACGGTTCGCAAGATCGGGCGCTGATGGTCGGCGGCCGCGGCGTGCGGCTCGATCGCGATTCGCGCGTGCGCGGCGAGCCGCTATTTCTGGCGATTGACTTGAATGACGCCGGCGGCGAGGCGCGTGTGAGGTTGGCTTCTACCGTCGAGCGCGCGTGGCTGCCGGAAGCGATGCTCGAACAACGTGAGGAGCAGTTTTTCAATCCGAGTCGCGGACAGGTCGAATCGCGATTGCGAACCTACTGGGCCGACCTGCTCATCGAAGAAACGCCGGTGCCGATCGGCGACGCCCATGCGGCGGCCGAAATATTGGCCGGGCAGGTAAAGCAGCGGCTCGAAGGGCTGCTGCCGAATGCAGAGAGCGCCGCAGGATCATTTCTCTCGCGCGTCCGTTGGTTGGCCGAGGCAATGCCGGACTTGGGCTTGCCGGCGCTCGATCGAGCGCAGATCGAGCAGATGTTACCAGAGCTGTGTCGTGGATTGCGGTCGCTCGATGAAGTTCGCGCGGCCGATTGGCTGTCGCTGTTGCAATCGCACATCGGCTATCAGCGACTCGCGGAGATCGATCGATTGGCCCCCGCAGCGCTGGTTCTGCCCAACGGCAATCGGCATGCGCTTACCTACGACGTTGGCAAGCCGCCAGCGCTGGCGGTGCGGATTCAGGAGCTATTCGGCATGAAAGAAACGCCGCGGCTGGCTGGCGGGCGCATCGCGGTGCTGCTGCATTTGTTGGGGCCGAATTATCGCCCGCAGCAGGTGACGGCCGACTTGGAGAGCTTTTGGCGGCACACCTACCCAGAAGTAAAAAAGGAGTTGCGGCGGCGGTATCCGAAGCACGCTTGGCCCGAGGATCCTCTGGCGGTCGAAGCGACGAGGTCGGGGTTGAAGCGCGATATGAACCGCCGGTAG